GAGGCCTGGATGGCCGCGTCGCGGTACTCTTCCGAACGCGTGCGGATACGCCCGATCTGGTGGGTCTGGGCTGAATAGGCCTGAATCACGTTCATGCCCTGAAGGTTGTTTTCCAAAATGGCGTTGATCTCGCCCACGGCCCGCCTGGCCCGGTGATACTGCGGAGACACGCGGGTGGCGAAAAAACGCACGGCCCACACGGCCAGCGGCGTGGGCACCAAAAGCAGGAGAGCCAGATGCCAGTCCATCCAGAACAGAATGCCGTACACCCCGGCAAAGGTGATGACCAGACGCACGATGCTGGTGGAGGTGTCGGCGAAGAAGCGTTCCAGATTGTCTACGTCCGAAGCCAGCACGGCCATGACATCGCCCGTCCGGCGGGATTCGAAATACGACACGTCCAGAGTCTGCGCGTGGGCATACAGACTGACCCGCAGATCGTGCCGGATTTTCTGGGCCGCGCTGTCCAGACAGTAGTCGCTCAGGCTCTGAAACACGGCCAGTCCGGCGAAAGTGCCCAGCACCAGCAGGCCCGCCCAGACAAATTCTTCCGGTCCCAGATGGCGGCCATCGCGCAGGGCTCCGGTCACCGTATCCACGACCCGGCCCACCACCAGCATGGGCAGCAGATCAAAGAAACGGGCGCAGGCGTTGGCCGCCAGACCGGAAAATATGCGGGCCCTGTACGGCCCGGCGAAACGGATCAGGCGCCACAGGGATCTTCCCAGAACGCGGGTTTTCGGCGTGTTCGGCATGATGTTTTCCTGAAAAGTCCGCCGCGCCTACTCCGCGGGCAGGCTGAAGCGCCCTTGCGACAGGGCCAGTTTGTGTTTTCTGGGCAGGGATTTGATGCGCCGCTCCAGAGACAGGGCGGCGGATCTGGATCCGGCCGGAGCCCAAAAGACAAGGGTCAGCGGTCCGCGCCCGCGCAGGTATCTGGCCGCTCTGGGGCCGGAGCGCGCGTGCTCGGCGAAGCGCCTGGACACGTCGGTGGTGATGCCCGTGTAGAGGCTGCCGTCGGCGCAGCGGATGATGTAAATGAACCAGGCAGTCACGATGCGGGAAGGGTGTAGAGCACGGAGAAAAAATGCATGACGCTGCCCGCGACCACGAAGAGATGCCAGATGGCGTGATTATACGGCAGCCGCCGCCAGACGTAGAAAATGACGCCCAGGCTGTAGATCAGCCCGCCCAGGGCCAGAAAAACAAGACTCGCGGCCGGGAGGCTGGAGAAAATCTCCCTGCCGGCCAGCAGACACAGCCAGCCCATGCCCAGATAAACGGCCAGAGACAGACGCTTGAAGCGGTACACGAAAAA
Above is a window of Desulfomicrobium orale DSM 12838 DNA encoding:
- a CDS encoding GIY-YIG nuclease family protein, coding for MTAWFIYIIRCADGSLYTGITTDVSRRFAEHARSGPRAARYLRGRGPLTLVFWAPAGSRSAALSLERRIKSLPRKHKLALSQGRFSLPAE